From Rhodopseudomonas palustris, a single genomic window includes:
- the katG gene encoding catalase/peroxidase HPI — MDAKTDDKGAGKCPFSGGSRGHRNRDWWPDQLDISVLHNNSKKSDPMGAAFDYAEEFKKLDLEAVKKDLHALMTDSQEWWPADFGHYGGLFIRMAWHSAGTYRITDGRGGAGAGQQRFAPLNSWPDNANLDKARRLLWPIKQKYGRKISWADLMVLTGNVALESMGFKTFGFAGGRADVWEPEELYWGPEGTWLGDERYSGERQLSEPLGAVQMGLIYVNPEGPNGNPDPVAAAKDIRETFYRMAMNDEETVALIAGGHTFGKTHGAGDPSLIGPAPEGGLLEEQGLGWTSKFGTGFGADAITGGPEVIWTTTPTKWSNNFFWNLFGYEWELEQSPAGAKQWRAKGAGATIPDPFDPEKKHVPKMLTTDLSLRFDPIYEKISRRFMENPDQFADAFARAWFKLTHRDMGPRVRYLGPEVPKEELIWQDPIPAVDHELVSDADIEALKAKILASGLSVSQLVSTAWASASTFRGSDKRGGANGARIRLAPQKDWEVNHPAELAQVLGKLEAIQAEFNGAQQDGKKISLADLIVLGGAAAVEKAAKDAGTAVKVPFTPGRMDASEEQTDAESFKVLEPRADGFRNYINTKRHQFMHPEEALVDRAQLLTLTGPELTVLVGGLRVLGANYEHSTHGVLTERPEKLTNDFFVNLLDMGTKWTKASGEVEIYEGRDRKTNELRWTGTRVDLIFGSHSQLRALAEVYACSDAQEKFVADFVAAWTKVMNADRFDIVANKQAA; from the coding sequence ATGGACGCAAAGACGGATGACAAGGGCGCAGGCAAGTGCCCGTTCTCGGGCGGCAGCCGCGGCCACCGCAACCGTGACTGGTGGCCGGATCAGCTCGACATTTCGGTGCTGCACAACAACTCGAAGAAGTCCGACCCGATGGGTGCGGCGTTCGACTACGCCGAAGAATTCAAGAAGCTCGATCTGGAGGCGGTGAAGAAGGATCTTCACGCGCTGATGACCGATTCGCAGGAGTGGTGGCCGGCCGATTTCGGCCACTATGGCGGCCTGTTCATCCGCATGGCCTGGCACTCGGCCGGCACCTATCGGATCACCGACGGCCGCGGCGGCGCCGGCGCCGGACAGCAGCGCTTCGCGCCGCTGAACTCGTGGCCGGACAACGCCAATCTCGACAAGGCCCGCCGGCTGCTGTGGCCGATCAAGCAGAAATACGGCCGCAAGATCTCGTGGGCCGACCTGATGGTGCTGACCGGCAACGTCGCGCTGGAGTCGATGGGCTTCAAGACCTTCGGCTTCGCCGGCGGCCGCGCCGACGTCTGGGAGCCGGAAGAGCTGTATTGGGGCCCAGAGGGCACCTGGCTGGGCGACGAGCGCTATTCGGGCGAGCGACAGCTCTCCGAGCCGCTCGGCGCCGTGCAGATGGGTCTGATCTACGTCAACCCGGAAGGCCCGAACGGCAACCCCGATCCGGTCGCCGCCGCCAAGGACATCCGCGAGACATTCTATCGCATGGCGATGAACGACGAAGAGACCGTGGCGCTGATCGCCGGCGGCCACACCTTCGGCAAGACTCACGGTGCCGGCGATCCCTCGCTGATCGGACCGGCTCCGGAAGGCGGGCTGCTCGAGGAGCAGGGCCTCGGCTGGACCAGCAAGTTCGGCACTGGCTTCGGCGCCGACGCCATCACCGGCGGCCCGGAAGTGATCTGGACGACCACGCCGACCAAGTGGAGCAACAACTTCTTCTGGAATCTGTTCGGCTACGAGTGGGAGCTGGAGCAGAGCCCGGCCGGCGCCAAGCAGTGGCGCGCCAAGGGCGCGGGCGCGACGATTCCGGATCCGTTCGATCCGGAAAAGAAGCACGTGCCGAAGATGCTCACCACCGACCTGTCGCTGCGCTTCGATCCGATCTACGAGAAGATCTCGCGCCGCTTCATGGAGAATCCTGATCAGTTCGCGGACGCGTTCGCCCGCGCCTGGTTCAAACTGACGCATCGCGACATGGGGCCGCGCGTGCGCTACCTCGGCCCGGAAGTGCCGAAGGAAGAGCTGATCTGGCAGGATCCGATCCCGGCGGTCGACCACGAGCTGGTCAGCGACGCCGACATCGAAGCGCTGAAGGCGAAGATCCTCGCCTCTGGTCTGTCGGTATCACAGCTCGTCTCCACCGCGTGGGCGTCGGCTTCGACCTTCCGCGGCTCGGATAAGCGCGGCGGCGCCAATGGTGCGCGCATCCGGCTTGCTCCGCAGAAGGACTGGGAGGTCAACCACCCGGCCGAGCTGGCGCAGGTGCTCGGCAAGCTCGAAGCGATCCAGGCCGAATTCAACGGCGCGCAGCAGGACGGCAAGAAGATCTCGCTCGCCGACCTGATCGTGCTCGGCGGCGCCGCGGCTGTCGAAAAGGCAGCCAAGGACGCCGGCACCGCTGTCAAGGTGCCGTTCACCCCGGGCCGGATGGACGCCTCGGAGGAGCAGACCGACGCCGAGTCGTTCAAGGTGCTGGAGCCGCGGGCCGACGGCTTCCGCAACTACATCAACACCAAGCGGCACCAGTTCATGCATCCGGAAGAGGCGCTGGTCGACAGGGCTCAGCTCCTCACCCTCACCGGTCCGGAACTGACGGTGCTGGTCGGCGGCCTGCGCGTGCTCGGCGCCAACTACGAGCACTCGACCCACGGCGTGTTGACCGAGCGACCGGAGAAGCTGACCAACGACTTCTTCGTCAACCTGCTCGACATGGGCACGAAGTGGACCAAGGCGAGCGGCGAGGTCGAGATCTACGAAGGCCGCGACCGCAAGACCAACGAGCTGCGCTGGACCGGCACCCGGGTCGATCTGATCTTCGGCTCGCACTCCCAGCTCCGCGCCTTGGCCGAGGTGTATGCGTGCTCGGATGCGCAGGAGAAGTTCGTCGCCGACTTCGTGGCAGCCTGGACCAAGGTCATGAACGCCGACCGGTTCGACATCGTCGCCAACAAGCAGGCGGCCTGA
- a CDS encoding LysR substrate-binding domain-containing protein: protein MISLRQLRYLSALARHGHFGRAADACSVTQPALSMQIAELERTLGIKVVERRPGEVLLTDIGREIARRAEEVLAATRDLVDFARHRSRPLTGRLSLGVIPSLAPYLLPKVLPLLQQGFPELRLELRESQTRQLVADVVSGVLDAALLALPAGHSDLAALPLFDDPFLLAVPADDPRSENEPIGVEEIDQSRLILLEDGHCLRDQALAFCATARNRGIQMGSAGSASFGASSLTTVIQMVAGGYGITLIPQIAAEVEWRDSRVKFLRLKRPQPGRSVGLIFRKTSPRRGDFEAFGEVVKRGICGEAQVEAAVA, encoded by the coding sequence ATGATCTCCCTGCGTCAGCTTCGCTATCTTTCCGCCCTGGCGCGGCACGGCCATTTCGGCCGCGCCGCCGATGCCTGCTCGGTCACCCAGCCGGCGCTGTCGATGCAGATCGCCGAGCTGGAGCGGACGCTGGGAATCAAGGTGGTCGAACGCCGGCCCGGCGAGGTGCTCCTCACCGATATCGGCCGGGAAATCGCGCGCCGCGCCGAAGAGGTGCTGGCGGCGACCCGCGACCTGGTGGATTTCGCCCGCCACCGGTCCAGGCCGCTCACCGGCCGGCTCAGCCTCGGGGTGATCCCGTCGCTGGCGCCATATCTGCTGCCGAAGGTGCTGCCGCTGCTGCAGCAGGGTTTCCCGGAATTGCGGCTGGAACTGCGCGAAAGCCAGACCCGGCAACTGGTCGCCGACGTGGTCAGTGGCGTGCTCGACGCCGCCCTGCTGGCGCTGCCCGCCGGTCATTCCGATCTCGCCGCGCTGCCGCTGTTCGACGATCCATTCCTGCTCGCGGTTCCGGCCGACGATCCGCGCTCCGAAAACGAGCCGATCGGGGTCGAGGAGATCGACCAGTCGCGGCTGATCCTGCTCGAAGACGGTCACTGCCTGCGCGACCAGGCGCTGGCGTTCTGCGCGACCGCGCGCAACCGCGGCATTCAGATGGGAAGTGCCGGCAGCGCCAGCTTCGGCGCCTCCAGCCTCACCACGGTGATCCAGATGGTCGCCGGCGGCTATGGTATCACGCTGATCCCGCAGATCGCCGCCGAGGTAGAGTGGCGCGATTCGCGGGTGAAATTCCTCCGGCTGAAGCGGCCGCAGCCGGGCCGCAGCGTCGGCCTGATCTTCCGCAAGACCTCGCCGCGCCGCGGTGATTTCGAGGCGTTCGGCGAGGTGGTGAAGCGGGGAATCTGCGGCGAGGCTCAGGTCGAGGCGGCGGTCGCCTGA